The following coding sequences lie in one Montipora foliosa isolate CH-2021 chromosome 11, ASM3666993v2, whole genome shotgun sequence genomic window:
- the LOC137975994 gene encoding spindle and kinetochore-associated protein 2-like isoform X2 has translation MDPAVDKLEALFQKAESDLNYISLRLETEFSQQFAESGQDELNPITLLERVNKAKMRFKSLSEEIVCIYSKQEEIQDGLRKKMLACQGLLRDLQQGAGLSVLDITADEQLLQGLEIRLRIDTANSQQSSDEEEKENKNTEYQGKADTQQSAVKPNSRGRKEFIPINETEYLSVSDLVRGRAKRQDVNKVYEVLFQHFKKNKNSPSLTPKEMTKMGLKVTGATGEAKLKVLRALKVIDINNKGAVKMA, from the exons ATGGATCCCGCTGTGGACAAACTCGAAGCTTTG TTTCAGAAGGCAGAGTCAGACCTCAATTACATCTCTCTCAGGCTGGAAACAGAATTTTCACAACAGTTTGCAGAAAGTGGCCAAGATGAA CTTAATCCCATCACGCTACTGGAAAGAGTAAACAAAGCCAAAATGAGATTTAAGAGTCTCTCTGAAGAAATAGTCTGTATTTATTCGAAACAAGAG GAAATTCAGGATGGACTTAGGAAAAAAATGTTAGCTTGCCAAGGACTTTTGCGTGATTTGCAACAAGGTGCTGGACTTTCA GTATTGGACATAACTGCTGATGAACAACTTTTGCAAGGCCTGGAAATTCGTTTGAGGATAG ATACAGCAAATTCACAACAGAGTTCTGAcgaagaggaaaaagaaaacaagaatacTGAGTATCAAGGCAAAGCTGACACACAACAAAGTG CTGTCAAACCCAATTCCAGGGGAAGAAAAGAGTTTATTCCAATCAACGAAACTGAGTATTTATCAGTTTCAGACCTGGTAAGAGGCCGCGCAAAACGACAGGACGTTAACAAG gtaTATGAAGTTCTTTTCCAACActtcaagaaaaacaagaatag CCCAAGCCTTACACCAAAGGAAATGACTAAAATGGGTCTCAAGGTCACTGGTGCAACTGGAGAAGCTAAGCTAAAG GTTCTTAGAGCTCTCAAAGTCATTGACATTAACAACAAGGGAGCAGTCAAAATGGCATAG
- the LOC137975994 gene encoding spindle and kinetochore-associated protein 2-like isoform X1, with amino-acid sequence MDPAVDKLEALFQKAESDLNYISLRLETEFSQQFAESGQDELNPITLLERVNKAKMRFKSLSEEIVCIYSKQEEIQDGLRKKMLACQGLLRDLQQGAGLSVLDITADEQLLQGLEIRLRIDTANSQQSSDEEEKENKNTEYQGKADTQQSEAVKPNSRGRKEFIPINETEYLSVSDLVRGRAKRQDVNKVYEVLFQHFKKNKNSPSLTPKEMTKMGLKVTGATGEAKLKVLRALKVIDINNKGAVKMA; translated from the exons ATGGATCCCGCTGTGGACAAACTCGAAGCTTTG TTTCAGAAGGCAGAGTCAGACCTCAATTACATCTCTCTCAGGCTGGAAACAGAATTTTCACAACAGTTTGCAGAAAGTGGCCAAGATGAA CTTAATCCCATCACGCTACTGGAAAGAGTAAACAAAGCCAAAATGAGATTTAAGAGTCTCTCTGAAGAAATAGTCTGTATTTATTCGAAACAAGAG GAAATTCAGGATGGACTTAGGAAAAAAATGTTAGCTTGCCAAGGACTTTTGCGTGATTTGCAACAAGGTGCTGGACTTTCA GTATTGGACATAACTGCTGATGAACAACTTTTGCAAGGCCTGGAAATTCGTTTGAGGATAG ATACAGCAAATTCACAACAGAGTTCTGAcgaagaggaaaaagaaaacaagaatacTGAGTATCAAGGCAAAGCTGACACACAACAAAGTG AAGCTGTCAAACCCAATTCCAGGGGAAGAAAAGAGTTTATTCCAATCAACGAAACTGAGTATTTATCAGTTTCAGACCTGGTAAGAGGCCGCGCAAAACGACAGGACGTTAACAAG gtaTATGAAGTTCTTTTCCAACActtcaagaaaaacaagaatag CCCAAGCCTTACACCAAAGGAAATGACTAAAATGGGTCTCAAGGTCACTGGTGCAACTGGAGAAGCTAAGCTAAAG GTTCTTAGAGCTCTCAAAGTCATTGACATTAACAACAAGGGAGCAGTCAAAATGGCATAG